From the genome of Thermosynechococcus sp. NK55a:
TGGCGACCCATTGCCCGCGGGCAAGCCCGATGCCTTCGTTGAGCGTTGCCACCAGCCCGCGGTTTTCGCGACTGACCAGCCGAATGCGAGGATCCCTTGCCGCATACCGTTTGAGAATGTCCAAAGAGCCATCGGTCGATCCGTCATCGATGATGATGAACTCGAAATCCTGGAATGATTGCCTCAGGATGGACTCGATCGCCTCGGCAACATAGCGTTCGGCGTTGAATACCGGCATCAGCACCGAAACGAGCGGTGAGGTTTTCGCAGTTATGACACTCACAGCACAGTCCACCCCGAGCAATACAGATCACGCGTGTCGAAGTCATCGACGTTGAACCAACGCTTCGGCGCGATCACGAGCTTGTGCGGCTGCGAATTCAGCCACGCGCCCCACCAACTGAAGCTGCTGTTGGCCAGGATATGGTGACGACAGGCGCTCATGAGCTGCATGTCGCGGAAGCTGTGTTCACCACGGTTGTGGTCGATCACGATCATAGGCGCAGGGAGCTTCAAATTGGCGCGCACCCAATCGGGGTCGTCGGAAAAGACATAAAAGCGGGGTTCGCGCATGCGCTCCATCAGTAGTGCGACGGCGCGCGGGTAATAGGCCGATAAATCCACGCCATGCACACGGCGAACGACCGGATCCTGGACGAAGTCTCCCCTCCTCACGTGCAGGGAGACGCTTTCGCATGCCGCCATCTCCTCGACGATCTGCCGGTTCCTCTCGTCCAAAGGCTGCGCAAAACGAAAGGCTGCGCGCACGGCGTCCTGATATTCCGAAAAGTACCGTTCAGACTGCCAGTAGCCGTCGAGATACGCCTTCGGACCCAGCGCCTCAAACCCAGGCCAATAGTGAAAATGCGGCTCCAGGGCATAGCCTTGCGGCAGCAGCCAGCGCAGACGTCTGCGAACGAGCAAGCGCCGCACGAGCGGATGGGAAAAACTTCCAAGCACCTGCCGCATCTCCGAAGGGGCCGCCCGTGGCAGGTCGAGGTCGAATACCCGGTGCAATTCCAGGCCCTGGTGCAAACGCACACCATCGAACCAATCGAGATCAAAGCGCAGCGGCACGGCATGCCGAAGGGATAGCGCCAACCCCGCTGCGTATTGGAACATCTGATTGCCAAGGCCGCCGTACAACCGCACGATGATCATGGTCAGCTCAACTTTACACTCAACATGGGAACGAAGGCTGCCGATGTCCGCAGGTGCGGGTAGCCAACCATGACCGCGCCCCCCGTCGCCAGCAGCACAGCCGCCGCAGGCCCATGCCAAATGCCCAAGGCGAAAGATCCAGCGCATAGGCCAATGCCGCGCTCAGCACACTGCCGACAGCGCCAACGGCAGGCGCCACGTATGGCTGGTAGTTTTGTTGCCAGTGCGCTCATCGTCCATGGGTTGATTGTAAGCCTCGCCACCTCGAGCAAGCAACCGAACACCAGCCACTGCGGCGCGGCATGGTAGGCCGGCCCGGCTAGCAAAAACAGGAATTGCGCCGCCATGACGAAAGATTCTATCACCGACGTCATCTGCGCCGGGACACTCAACGCGACCAGAAACACGCCGAGGGTCTCAGCCGGCCAGTGCCGCTCCAGCACGAAGCGGTAGCCATTGCCCTCCAGCCACATCGCCCCGGTCACGAGGGAAGCGCCAGTAGTCCCGCTCCTTGAAAAAAGGCGGCGCTGGCTGCTGTGGGGCCGTCGCCTGCCGGGCAGTGAGCCCCATCCGGTAGATGGCCACACGAACGCCCAGGAACGCCAAACCAGCCCCCGTGGCCTGCCCGGCAAACCAGAAGACGGCGTCTGCTTGCCACAGCACGGCGAGTGTCGCGGCCAGGAGCGGCAATCCCGCTGCGATAGCCCCCCATGCCACGGCTGCCAGGCGGTGCCCCAGTGCGTTGATCACAGCCCCATAAGCCTGTGCTGTGCGGCGGTCGAGAACACGATGAATGCGGCGACCGCCACGCCCGCCACCAGGGCAAACGCCCAGCCATGGGCAATCAGTGCGCCATACCAGACGCCTGCCGCCGCACCGAGCGCCAACGCGAACCAGCCCCAGTAAATCAGGTTCTCCCTCAGCCGCAGCCCTAGTTCGGCGCCATCGTGCCATTCGTGCAGGTGCCGTTGCAGCCACTGACCCGATGGGTTTATGAACAACAAGCCTGCAAATGCAGCGAACCCGTTCAGGAGTGCGACCAGAGCATACTCGGAAGGCGGCAGGAGCCGGGTCATCGCCGCAAAGCCGCCAAGCGCGACAACGGCATTCAACACGCGCCCGACCGCGATGATGACCGCTTCGCTCTTGTTCATTCGGGACAAGCCTTCAGCGCGGCGACGATGCCGCCGGCCACGGTCTTGGCAAAACATTGCACCGAGAAACGCTGCGCGGCCTCCGAGACCAGAAAGGCAGCGATCGCCCGCTGATAGGCGAGATAGCGATCTTCCGGCATGGAACGCAGGAAAACGTAGAGATCAGCGTAGGAGGCAAAGCGCCGGCGGTCGATGAAACAGTCCGCGGGGATATATCGGTGACATCCTCGGCGCCCCAATACACCGGCACATTGCCGGCACAGAAAACGCATCGAAGATCTTTTCCGTGATATAGCCGCGCAGCCCCGCGACGTTTTCATAGACGAGGGAAGAGCGCGCCCGTTCGAGCACCGGCGCCTTGGCGGGTATGGCGCCCCGCCACGAGGGAAACCAACGCACAAATCTGGGCAAGCTCCTTTCGACCTTATGAATGACCCCACCCAGCCGAGTCGGGAGTCGTGGTGACAAATCCCACCCGGGGCCATAGAGCGCAAAATCCTGCGGCGCATGGCGTTCGAACCAGCGAATCGCCCGCACCCGCTCCCGATAGAGATCCTGAGCGGGTCGCCAGACCGGCAGTGCCTTGTTGGCGGCAATCATCACCAGAAGCTGGGGCCGCCGGGCGTAACCATCGACCCTGCCCTTGCCCAAGGGATGCGCCAACCGAATCTGGGTCGCCAGACCCTTTTCGACCAGCTCCGGCATCCACGTGAACACCCCCTGGTACCGGCGCAACCGGTGCTCATCGACATTGGGCGGATGCACCAGCCCGCATTCCATCAGGATCGCAAAGGTGGGAACGGCATGCCGGGTCGCATGGGCGTTGACGTGAATGACGAAATCCGCCTTTCGGCCGTGGAGATCATCCGTGGCCAGCAGTTCCAGACCCGCTGCCCGAAGTTCATCGCGCAACGCCAGCCAAGGGCGGCTTAACCCGTCACGCGTGCTCGGGTCGAGAAACGCCGCTGCGGAACCGTTAGTGTAGGAAAGAGCACCGAGCAGCGCTGCCGAAGGGGATGCAGAAACAGCCCGCATCATTCACTCAGAGGCGACATGAGTAGGGACGAGGTTTTTCGCCGCCCAGCTCTCCCAGACAAACTCATAGTTCCACATCTCGACATGACTTGCCGCCAGCTTTTCACGAAGCGCACGTCTGCGTTCCATTGCATTCGGAACGAAGTGATGAAACTGGATCTGGAGAAAACGCACCCGCTCGATCCATTTGAATGCCTAGGAAAACATCGCCTTAAGACTCGGCATCACGGCATTTCTCAAATGTAAATATTGCCAAGCAATATTTTTGTTGACCCGTGTGCAGCAGGGCTTTCTCTAAATCTTCAGATACCACAAACTTATTACTATCCTCCGCGTATGCCAATCCTTTAAGCAGCAAGCCTTGCTCCGCTGCATACCGAGCTATCTTGAATGGATCAATAATACAGTGCGCATTGAATTCCACGCGCTCGCGACCAACAGGTGCCGACAAGTAAAAGATCCCACCAGGCTTGAGCATTTTTGCCATATTCTTTAAACCCAGCAAATGCCCATCCGGTGCGATCGGATCGCCATAGCGGCCCAATCCGAAATGCTCCAACGCATGCAGGCACGACAATGAATCACAATAATTGTGAAATGAATCTGGCAGATTCATCACATCTGCTTGCTTGAACACAATGCCAGGAACTGGCGCAGTAATCGGCCGCACATCAATTACCTCGATCTCCCTGAAACTTGCGACGTGTGCAACAAAACCGTCTACACGGGAACCCACATCGACATGTTTTTCGGGAGCGTCCGCATGTATCAGCCGGGCAACATAAAGGTCCTGCCAGAAGTATTCGTTGGAGGTGGAGCCCCCTTCTTCAAACCAATCGTGCAAACATGGCATGAATGAGATTGAGCCACCGTACCTTGCCTTGAATCGTAACAAGTCGGCCAAGTAAGCGGGGCAACCCCTTGAGTGCCCTGCCAAAACGCCTCACGTCCAGACCGAGCTGGACACATAATAGCCAATGCAATTTATAAAGAAGGTTTCTCACACTCGACATTCAAGCTGATCAGAAATAGTAAGTAGCGAAACCGTTCCCGCGTCATCAAATTTGTTTCCAGCGTTGTTGCCATCGACGATTATCGACAAAAATTGCATTTATATAAGTGTCGGCATACAAAAAATAATCATTTTGCAGCATTTCATTTAATATCTCTTG
Proteins encoded in this window:
- a CDS encoding alpha-1,2-fucosyltransferase, whose amino-acid sequence is MIIVRLYGGLGNQMFQYAAGLALSLRHAVPLRFDLDWFDGVRLHQGLELHRVFDLDLPRAAPSEMRQVLGSFSHPLVRRLLVRRRLRWLLPQGYALEPHFHYWPGFEALGPKAYLDGYWQSERYFSEYQDAVRAAFRFAQPLDERNRQIVEEMAACESVSLHVRRGDFVQDPVVRRVHGVDLSAYYPRAVALLMERMREPRFYVFSDDPDWVRANLKLPAPMIVIDHNRGEHSFRDMQLMSACRHHILANSSFSWWGAWLNSQPHKLVIAPKRWFNVDDFDTRDLYCSGWTVL
- a CDS encoding DUF268 domain-containing protein, with amino-acid sequence MADLLRFKARYGGSISFMPCLHDWFEEGGSTSNEYFWQDLYVARLIHADAPEKHVDVGSRVDGFVAHVASFREIEVIDVRPITAPVPGIVFKQADVMNLPDSFHNYCDSLSCLHALEHFGLGRYGDPIAPDGHLLGLKNMAKMLKPGGIFYLSAPVGRERVEFNAHCIIDPFKIARYAAEQGLLLKGLAYAEDSNKFVVSEDLEKALLHTGQQKYCLAIFTFEKCRDAES